In a single window of the Candidatus Deferrimicrobiaceae bacterium genome:
- the pbpC gene encoding penicillin-binding protein 1C, whose translation MSARWSRFARILVAIFAAAGIVVPAAGWWLTTGGADPPSFEAVRSGFTPSEALLLDRNGVPIDSIRIDSRGRRLSWVCLDAISPAMVRAILASEDRRFMRHHGVDWRALASAAAGNLLRGGRRGASTISMQLAGMLDGGRGRGVSGRRKLPGKVAQLRRAVALERRWSKGQILEAYLNLVTFRGELQGIDAAARGLFHKAPGGLTGPESIVLSVLVRSPNALPPRVGRRAAVLARAMGGTVSEAEATRLAVETLSVPYAIDQGPSLAPLVARQLLTLGGQRVACTLDAALQRFASESLARQLASLGGQNVTDGAVLIADNRTGEILAYVANGGTLSSAICVDGVAARRQAGSTLKPFLYGLAIERRILTAASLLDDSPLDVQTASGTYRPQNYDRTFRGAVSVRTALASSLNVPAVRTIRIAGEDDFARRLRALGFSAIDDRGDYGASLALGSADVTLLELVNAFRTLANVGMGGPLSLLPGAKPGERSRKMSRESAFIVSDILADRGARAEAFGLDNPLGTPFRASAKTGTSKDMRDNWCIGFTSRYTAGVWVGNFNGAPMWNVSGVSGAAPVWREVMTYLHEGSPPANVKAPPGVLTARVDFPEEVEPGREEWFVAGTEPSAEAAPARAKLPSRIAYPAEGTVVALDPDIPDARQRIFFQARDPSPGDAWRLDGLPAGRADAPSPWAPEAGIHTLELVTAEGRPAHAVRFSVRGRPRATAPPDRFPEKETSHETSGHGGHL comes from the coding sequence GCGGACCCGCCATCCTTTGAAGCGGTGCGTTCGGGGTTCACGCCGTCCGAGGCGCTGCTCCTCGACCGGAACGGGGTGCCGATCGATTCGATCCGGATCGACTCCCGCGGCCGCAGGTTGTCCTGGGTTTGCCTCGACGCCATCTCCCCTGCGATGGTCCGGGCGATCCTCGCCTCCGAGGATCGGCGGTTCATGCGGCATCACGGGGTGGACTGGCGGGCGCTCGCGTCGGCGGCGGCCGGCAATCTCCTGCGGGGCGGGCGGCGCGGCGCCTCGACGATATCGATGCAGCTCGCCGGGATGCTCGACGGAGGCCGGGGGAGGGGCGTCTCCGGTCGCCGAAAGCTCCCCGGGAAGGTCGCCCAGCTGCGTCGGGCGGTCGCGCTGGAGCGCCGCTGGAGCAAGGGACAGATTCTCGAGGCGTACCTGAACCTCGTCACTTTCCGGGGGGAGCTGCAGGGGATCGACGCGGCGGCCCGCGGGCTATTCCACAAGGCGCCGGGCGGGCTGACCGGGCCGGAGTCGATCGTCCTGTCGGTGCTCGTCCGCTCGCCCAACGCGCTTCCGCCGCGCGTCGGAAGGCGCGCGGCCGTCCTGGCGCGGGCGATGGGCGGGACGGTTTCCGAAGCGGAAGCGACCCGCCTGGCCGTCGAGACGCTGTCGGTCCCGTACGCGATCGACCAGGGGCCGTCGCTCGCCCCGCTCGTCGCCCGGCAACTGCTGACGCTCGGCGGCCAGCGCGTCGCCTGCACCCTCGACGCGGCGCTCCAGCGCTTCGCTTCCGAGTCGCTCGCGCGCCAGCTGGCGTCGCTCGGCGGGCAGAACGTGACCGACGGCGCGGTCCTCATAGCCGACAATCGGACCGGGGAGATTTTGGCCTACGTGGCCAACGGCGGGACGCTCTCCTCGGCGATCTGCGTCGACGGGGTCGCCGCGCGCCGGCAGGCCGGTTCGACGCTCAAGCCGTTCCTCTACGGGCTGGCGATCGAGCGCCGCATCCTGACCGCGGCCTCGTTGCTCGACGATTCCCCCCTAGACGTCCAGACGGCTTCCGGCACCTATCGCCCGCAGAACTACGACCGGACGTTCCGGGGGGCGGTCTCCGTCCGCACCGCGCTGGCCTCCTCCCTCAACGTGCCCGCCGTCCGCACGATCAGGATCGCGGGGGAGGACGACTTCGCCCGGCGGCTTCGCGCCCTCGGATTCTCGGCCATCGACGACAGGGGCGATTATGGCGCCTCGCTGGCGCTCGGCTCCGCCGACGTCACGCTGCTGGAGCTCGTCAACGCCTTCCGGACGCTTGCGAACGTGGGGATGGGCGGGCCGCTGTCGCTCCTGCCCGGGGCGAAGCCGGGGGAACGATCCCGGAAGATGTCGAGGGAATCAGCCTTCATCGTCTCGGACATCCTGGCGGACCGGGGCGCGCGGGCCGAGGCGTTCGGGCTCGACAATCCGCTCGGGACCCCGTTCCGGGCCTCGGCCAAGACCGGCACCAGCAAGGACATGCGCGACAACTGGTGCATCGGCTTCACGAGCCGCTACACCGCGGGCGTGTGGGTCGGCAATTTCAACGGAGCCCCGATGTGGAACGTCTCGGGCGTGTCGGGCGCCGCGCCGGTCTGGCGGGAGGTGATGACTTATCTGCACGAGGGGAGTCCGCCCGCGAACGTGAAGGCGCCTCCCGGTGTCCTGACGGCGCGGGTCGATTTCCCGGAAGAAGTCGAGCCCGGCCGCGAGGAGTGGTTCGTCGCGGGAACGGAGCCGTCCGCCGAGGCCGCCCCCGCAAGAGCCAAGCTGCCTTCCCGGATCGCGTATCCCGCGGAGGGGACGGTCGTCGCCCTCGATCCCGACATCCCGGATGCGCGCCAGCGGATCTTCTTCCAGGCGCGCGACCCGTCGCCTGGGGACGCCTGGCGCCTGGACGGCCTTCCCGCGGGGCGGGCCGACGCGCCCTCGCCGTGGGCCCCCGAGGCGGGGATCCACACGCTCGAGCTGGTAACGGCCGAGGGACGTCCGGCCCACGCCGTGCGATTCTCGGTCCGGGGGCGCCCGCGGGCGACGGCACCTCCCGACAGATTTCCGGAAAAAGAGACATCCCATGAAACTTCCGGTCATGGGGGTCATCTTTAG